Proteins from a single region of Sphingomonas sp.:
- the rpoB gene encoding DNA-directed RNA polymerase subunit beta → MATKAIESGTMKRRIRKVFGNIHEVVQMPNLIEVQRESYEQFLRSDPSIGYVSGLEKTLRSVFPIRDFAGTAELDFVTYELEDPKFDVEECRQRGITYAAPMRVTLRLIVFEVDPDTEARSVLDIKEQDVYMGDMPLMTGNGTFFINGTERVIVSQMHRSPGVLFDHDRGKTHASGKYLFAARVIPYRGSWLDFEFDAKDIVNVRIDRKRKLPVTTLLYALGLNGEDILNYFYNRVTYVRGPNGWQIPFAAENWRGAKPMFDIVDAKSGEVIFAAGTKISPRAANKAQKDGLETLLIPTEEIFGRYSAYDLINESTGEIYIEAGDEVSAENLEKLDAAGIERLELLDIDHISTGPWIRNTLAVDKAEEREQALSDIYRVMRPGEPPTLETAEALFGGLFFDPERYDLSAVGRVKLNMRLDLDVEDTVTTLRTEDILAVVKTLVDLKDGKGEVDDIDNLGNRRVRSVGELLENQYRVGLLRMERAVKERMSSVDVSTVMPNDLINAKPAVAAVREFFGSSQLSQFMDQTNPLSEVTHKRRVSALGPGGLTRERAGFEVRDVHPTHYGRICPIETPEGPNIGLINSLASFSRVNKYGFIETPYRRVIDHKVTDEVVYLSAMEEAKHTIAQANAELDADGRFVEDLVSSRQAGEFLMAIPDNITLMDVSPKQLVSVAASLIPFLENDDANRALMGSNMQRQAVPLVRAEAPFVGTGMEETVARDSGAAISARRSGVVDQVDAARIVIRATGEVAAGESGVDIYTLMKFQRSNQSTCINQRPLVKVGEFVNAGDVLADGPSTEFGELALGRNALVAFMPWNGYNYEDSILISERIVKDDVFTSIHIDEFEVMARDTKLGPEDITRDIPNVGEEALRNLDEAGIVYIGAEVEPGDILAGKITPKGESPMTPEEKLLRAIFGEKASDVRDTSLRLPPGVSGTVVDVRVFNRHGIDKDERAMAIEREEIERLKKDSDDERNILNRATWSRLKEMLIGQTATATPKGLKKGAVIDADLLDSVDRHEWWKFAVADDAMQSNLEAVKGQYDEAVKRITEKFHDRREKLERGDELPPGVLKMVKVFVAVKRKLQPGDKMAGRHGNKGVISRILPAEDMPFLADGTPVDLVLNPLGVPSRMNVGQIFETHLGWAARQLGQQIGTALEDWRLANPDAKGGEMPDAVKSRLKEVYGDHYVAEIEARNADQIVELAQNLKPGVPMATPVFDGAREADVSDMLSLAGLDTSGQSDLFDGRTGDQFDRKVTVGIIYMLKLHHLVDDKIHARSIGPYSLVTQQPLGGKAQFGGQRFGEMEVWALQAYGAAYTLQEMLTVKSDDVVGRTKVYEAIVKGDDTFEAGIPESFNVLVKEMRSLGLNVELKNDEPGEDSDGIAIAAE, encoded by the coding sequence ATGGCTACCAAGGCGATCGAAAGCGGCACGATGAAGCGCCGCATCCGCAAGGTGTTCGGCAACATCCACGAAGTGGTGCAGATGCCGAACCTGATCGAGGTTCAGCGCGAATCCTACGAACAGTTCCTGCGGAGCGATCCCTCGATCGGCTATGTCTCGGGCCTGGAAAAGACGCTGCGCTCGGTGTTCCCGATCCGTGACTTCGCCGGCACCGCCGAGCTCGACTTCGTCACCTATGAGCTCGAAGATCCCAAGTTCGACGTCGAGGAATGCCGTCAGCGCGGCATCACCTACGCGGCCCCGATGCGCGTTACCCTGCGCCTGATCGTGTTCGAGGTGGATCCCGATACGGAAGCCCGCTCGGTCCTCGATATCAAGGAGCAGGACGTTTACATGGGCGACATGCCCCTGATGACGGGCAACGGTACCTTCTTCATCAACGGCACCGAGCGCGTCATCGTCAGCCAGATGCACCGTTCGCCGGGCGTGCTGTTCGATCACGATCGCGGCAAGACCCACGCTTCGGGCAAATATCTCTTCGCGGCGCGCGTGATCCCGTATCGCGGCTCGTGGCTCGATTTCGAGTTCGACGCCAAGGACATCGTCAACGTCCGTATCGACCGCAAGCGCAAGCTGCCGGTGACCACGCTCCTCTATGCGCTGGGCCTGAACGGCGAGGACATCCTCAATTATTTCTACAACCGCGTGACCTATGTCCGCGGCCCGAACGGCTGGCAGATTCCGTTCGCCGCCGAGAACTGGCGCGGCGCCAAGCCGATGTTCGACATCGTCGACGCCAAGTCGGGTGAAGTGATCTTCGCCGCCGGCACCAAGATCAGCCCCCGCGCCGCCAACAAGGCGCAGAAGGACGGTCTCGAGACGCTGCTGATCCCGACCGAGGAAATCTTCGGCCGCTACAGCGCCTATGACCTGATCAACGAGTCGACCGGCGAGATTTATATCGAGGCCGGTGACGAAGTGTCGGCCGAGAACCTCGAAAAGCTCGACGCCGCCGGCATCGAGCGGCTTGAGCTGCTCGACATCGATCACATCTCGACCGGTCCTTGGATCCGCAATACCCTCGCCGTCGACAAGGCCGAGGAGCGCGAGCAGGCTCTGTCCGACATCTACCGCGTCATGCGCCCTGGCGAACCGCCGACGCTTGAGACCGCGGAAGCGCTGTTCGGCGGCCTGTTCTTCGACCCGGAGCGCTACGATCTGTCGGCTGTTGGCCGCGTCAAGCTCAACATGCGCCTCGACCTCGACGTTGAGGACACCGTCACGACGCTGCGCACCGAGGATATCCTCGCCGTGGTCAAGACCCTCGTCGATCTCAAGGACGGCAAGGGCGAAGTCGACGACATCGATAATCTCGGCAACCGCCGCGTCCGTTCGGTCGGCGAGCTGCTCGAGAACCAGTACCGCGTCGGCCTGCTCCGCATGGAGCGCGCCGTGAAGGAGCGCATGTCGTCGGTCGACGTCTCGACGGTGATGCCGAACGACCTGATCAACGCCAAGCCGGCGGTTGCGGCCGTCCGCGAGTTCTTCGGCTCGTCGCAGCTTTCGCAGTTCATGGACCAGACCAATCCGCTCTCGGAAGTCACCCACAAGCGCCGCGTGTCGGCGCTCGGACCGGGCGGTCTCACGCGTGAGCGCGCCGGCTTCGAAGTCCGCGACGTTCACCCGACCCATTATGGCCGCATCTGCCCGATCGAGACGCCGGAAGGCCCGAACATCGGCCTGATCAACAGCCTTGCCTCGTTCAGCCGCGTCAACAAGTACGGCTTCATCGAGACGCCGTACCGCCGCGTTATCGACCATAAGGTCACCGACGAAGTCGTCTATCTGTCGGCGATGGAAGAGGCCAAGCACACCATCGCGCAGGCCAACGCTGAGCTCGATGCCGACGGCCGCTTTGTCGAGGATCTGGTCTCGTCGCGTCAGGCGGGCGAATTCCTGATGGCGATCCCCGACAACATCACCCTGATGGACGTGTCGCCGAAGCAGCTCGTCTCGGTCGCGGCATCGCTTATTCCGTTCCTGGAAAACGACGACGCCAACCGCGCGCTGATGGGTTCGAACATGCAGCGCCAGGCCGTGCCGCTGGTCCGTGCCGAAGCGCCGTTCGTCGGCACCGGCATGGAAGAAACCGTCGCCCGCGATTCCGGGGCCGCCATCTCGGCGCGCCGCTCGGGCGTGGTCGATCAGGTCGATGCCGCACGCATCGTCATCCGCGCGACCGGTGAGGTCGCGGCCGGTGAATCGGGCGTCGATATCTATACGCTGATGAAGTTCCAGCGCTCGAACCAGTCGACCTGCATCAACCAGCGTCCGCTGGTGAAGGTCGGCGAATTCGTGAATGCCGGCGACGTACTGGCCGATGGTCCCTCGACGGAGTTCGGCGAGCTGGCGCTGGGCCGCAACGCGCTCGTCGCGTTTATGCCCTGGAACGGCTACAACTACGAAGACTCGATCCTGATCTCCGAGCGCATCGTCAAGGACGACGTCTTCACGTCGATCCATATCGACGAGTTCGAGGTCATGGCCCGTGACACCAAGCTCGGGCCCGAGGACATCACCCGCGATATCCCCAACGTCGGCGAGGAAGCGCTCCGCAACCTCGACGAGGCCGGCATCGTCTATATCGGCGCCGAGGTCGAGCCGGGCGACATTCTCGCCGGCAAGATCACACCGAAGGGCGAAAGCCCGATGACGCCGGAAGAAAAGCTCCTCCGCGCCATCTTCGGTGAAAAGGCTTCGGACGTTCGCGACACTTCGCTTCGCCTGCCCCCCGGCGTGTCGGGCACCGTTGTCGACGTTCGCGTCTTCAACCGCCACGGCATCGACAAGGACGAGCGCGCGATGGCGATCGAGCGCGAAGAGATCGAGCGCCTCAAGAAGGACTCGGACGACGAGCGCAACATCCTCAACCGCGCCACCTGGTCGCGTCTGAAGGAGATGCTGATCGGCCAGACCGCGACCGCCACGCCCAAGGGCCTGAAGAAGGGCGCCGTGATCGATGCGGACCTGCTCGACAGCGTCGATCGTCACGAGTGGTGGAAGTTCGCGGTCGCTGACGATGCGATGCAGTCGAACCTCGAAGCGGTGAAGGGCCAGTATGACGAGGCCGTGAAGCGCATCACCGAGAAGTTCCACGACCGCCGCGAGAAGCTGGAGCGTGGTGACGAGCTGCCGCCAGGCGTGCTCAAGATGGTCAAGGTCTTCGTCGCGGTGAAGCGCAAGCTGCAGCCCGGCGACAAGATGGCCGGCCGTCACGGCAACAAGGGTGTCATCTCACGCATCCTGCCGGCCGAGGACATGCCATTCCTCGCCGACGGGACGCCGGTCGATCTCGTGCTCAATCCGCTGGGCGTGCCGTCGCGCATGAACGTCGGGCAGATCTTCGAGACCCATCTCGGCTGGGCCGCGCGTCAGCTCGGCCAGCAGATCGGCACCGCGCTCGAGGATTGGCGCCTCGCCAACCCCGATGCGAAGGGCGGCGAGATGCCGGATGCGGTCAAGTCGCGCCTCAAGGAAGTCTATGGCGATCATTACGTCGCCGAGATCGAGGCGCGGAACGCCGATCAGATCGTCGAGCTCGCGCAGAACCTGAAGCCCGGTGTGCCGATGGCCACCCCGGTGTTCGACGGCGCGCGTGAGGCCGACGTTTCCGACATGCTGTCGCTGGCGGGTCTCGACACGTCGGGCCAGTCGGACCTGTTCGATGGCCGCACCGGCGATCAGTTCGATCGCAAGGTGACCGTGGGCATCATCTACATGCTGAAGCTCCATCACCTGGTCGACGACAAGATCCACGCGCGTTCGATCGGCCCCTACAGCCTCGTCACCCAGCAGCCGCTGGGCGGCAAGGCGCAGTTCGGTGGCCAGCGCTTCGGCGAAATGGAGGTCTGGGCGCTTCAGGCCTATGGCGCCGCCTACACCCTGCAGGAGATGCTGACGGTGAAGTCGGACGACGTGGTCGGCCGCACCAAGGTCTATGAGGCGATCGTCAAGGGCGACGACACCTTCGAGGCCGGCATCCCGGAGAGCTTCAACGTGCTCGTCAAGGAAATGCGCTCGCTGGGTCTCAACGTCGAACTGAAGAACGACGAACCCGGCGAGGATTCGGACGGCATCGCGATCGCGGCGGAATAA
- a CDS encoding CocE/NonD family hydrolase, whose amino-acid sequence MHKMLVALLAGSAFAATAAHAQDQAPLYPTPFNDIPAKFTIPEQETDYIRREVMVPMRDGVKLFTVIMIPKGAKNAPILFTRTPYNAANRARRMEGPRIRDMLPEGDEVFVDAGYIRVFQDVRGKYGSEGDYVITRPPVGPLNPTKTDHTTDAWDTIDWLVKNVPESNGKVGMRGSSYEGFTAVMALLDPHPALKVVSAESPMIDGWMGDDWFHYGAFRLANIAWIAGQTGYKSGGKVPSLGAYDDYDTFRRVGSAGDWAKKYGYDQLPVWNRMAGHPAYDEFWQGQALDKLLVKNPSKVPTMWEQGIFDQEDMYGAVHTWEALQKTPEAGNNYLLMGPWRHSGFNYDGRELGQLKFEGDTALQARRDVLLPFFNSYLKDGAPAFKPPAATFYNTGENRWDRLSTWPLACDDGCGTKLTPIYLKPAQALGFDKPGAGSDSYVSDPAKPVPHLPRPISFKDGRWTTYLITDQRFADGRPDVMTYMTDVLKEPVRVSGAPLADIFAKTTGTDGDFVVKVIDVYPDEIPGKEAMGGFQLPISLDIFRGRYRNSFSNPTPIPANKVQEYKFRMPSVNHVFKPGHRIMVQIQSSLFPVYDRNPQKYVPNIFFAKPEDYQKATVTLMYGGAQSSSVLLPVVPLDQDAAKVK is encoded by the coding sequence ATGCACAAGATGCTCGTCGCGCTTCTCGCCGGTTCCGCTTTCGCCGCCACCGCCGCTCATGCGCAGGATCAGGCGCCGCTCTATCCGACCCCGTTCAACGACATTCCCGCCAAGTTCACGATTCCCGAGCAGGAAACCGATTATATCCGCCGCGAAGTGATGGTGCCGATGCGCGACGGGGTGAAATTGTTCACCGTCATCATGATCCCCAAAGGCGCCAAGAACGCGCCGATCCTGTTTACCCGCACGCCCTACAATGCCGCCAACCGCGCGCGGCGGATGGAGGGTCCGCGTATCCGCGACATGTTGCCCGAGGGCGACGAGGTGTTCGTCGACGCGGGCTATATCCGCGTCTTCCAGGACGTTCGCGGCAAATATGGTTCCGAGGGCGACTACGTCATCACCCGCCCGCCGGTCGGCCCGCTCAACCCGACCAAGACCGATCACACCACCGATGCCTGGGATACGATCGACTGGCTGGTCAAGAATGTGCCCGAGAGCAACGGCAAGGTCGGCATGCGCGGATCGTCCTATGAGGGCTTCACCGCGGTGATGGCGCTGCTTGATCCGCATCCGGCATTGAAGGTCGTCTCGGCCGAGAGCCCGATGATCGACGGCTGGATGGGCGACGACTGGTTCCATTACGGGGCCTTCCGTCTCGCCAACATCGCCTGGATCGCCGGGCAGACGGGATACAAATCGGGAGGCAAGGTGCCGTCGCTCGGGGCGTATGACGATTACGACACCTTCCGCCGCGTCGGCTCGGCCGGCGACTGGGCGAAGAAATACGGTTACGATCAGCTGCCGGTGTGGAACCGGATGGCCGGGCATCCGGCCTATGACGAATTCTGGCAGGGTCAGGCGCTCGACAAGCTTCTGGTCAAGAACCCTTCCAAGGTGCCGACGATGTGGGAGCAGGGCATCTTCGATCAGGAAGACATGTATGGCGCGGTCCATACCTGGGAAGCGCTGCAGAAGACCCCCGAGGCCGGCAACAACTACCTGTTGATGGGGCCGTGGCGGCATTCGGGCTTCAACTATGATGGGCGCGAGTTGGGCCAGCTCAAGTTCGAGGGCGACACCGCGCTCCAGGCACGCCGCGACGTGCTGCTGCCCTTCTTCAATTCATACCTCAAGGACGGCGCCCCGGCGTTCAAGCCGCCGGCGGCGACCTTCTACAATACCGGCGAGAATCGCTGGGACCGCCTGAGCACCTGGCCGCTCGCCTGCGACGATGGCTGCGGCACCAAGCTGACGCCGATCTACCTCAAGCCCGCGCAGGCCCTAGGTTTCGACAAGCCCGGCGCGGGCTCGGACAGCTATGTCTCCGATCCCGCCAAGCCGGTGCCGCACCTGCCGCGCCCGATCAGCTTCAAGGACGGCCGCTGGACGACCTATCTGATCACCGATCAGCGCTTTGCCGATGGCCGCCCCGACGTGATGACCTACATGACCGATGTGCTGAAGGAACCGGTGCGCGTTTCGGGAGCGCCGCTCGCGGATATCTTCGCCAAGACGACCGGCACCGATGGCGATTTCGTCGTCAAGGTGATCGACGTCTATCCGGATGAGATACCGGGCAAGGAAGCGATGGGCGGGTTCCAGCTACCGATCAGCCTCGACATCTTCCGTGGCCGTTACCGCAATTCCTTCTCGAACCCGACACCGATCCCGGCGAACAAGGTGCAGGAATACAAGTTCCGCATGCCGAGCGTGAACCATGTGTTCAAGCCCGGCCACCGGATCATGGTGCAGATCCAGTCGAGCCTGTTCCCGGTCTATGACCGCAACCCGCAGAAATATGTGCCCAACATCTTCTTCGCGAAGCCCGAGGATTATCAGAAGGCGACGGTGACCCTGATGTATGGCGGCGCGCAGTCGAGTTCGGTGCTGCTGCCGGTCGTGCCGCTCGATCAGGACGCGGCCAAGGTGAAGTAA
- a CDS encoding pitrilysin family protein has protein sequence MKPWSLALALAATALSTPAFAQAAKPAAAKLNVDHRYFTLPNGLRVVLAKDNIAPTVTVAVYYGIGFRVEPKERTGFAHLFEHLMFQGSKHAPKGVFDKTITNSGGINNGSTRFDFTNYYEIVPSGALERMLWLEADRMANPVIDDVVLKNQQGVVGNEVKVNVLNQPYSTWPWIDLPMLANTNWYNSHNFYGDLKEIEAATVPDAKTFSEQFYRPSNAVLLIAGDIDYDATKAMIEKYFGPIAKKPAVVQPDISEPRQTAEKFKSRIDALAPKPGYAAGYHVPARGTPEWYAMGLIDQMLLQGDDSRLFTKLVQETGITGEVSGGINGDLGDMFDYKGPMLWSFSFTHDPTHTTAQITKAVDEVIEKLRTTRVSQEELNRARTKMRSDLYGTIDGGGRIGLVNLLAAYALFDNDPGAVNRIEDGFAKVTPELIQKTAQEYLRPTNRSVYVIEPGAAASKGGK, from the coding sequence ATGAAGCCATGGAGCCTAGCGCTCGCGCTTGCCGCCACCGCGCTGTCCACGCCCGCTTTTGCGCAGGCGGCCAAGCCGGCGGCCGCCAAGTTGAATGTCGATCACCGCTATTTCACGCTGCCCAACGGCTTGCGCGTCGTCCTCGCCAAGGACAATATCGCGCCGACGGTCACGGTCGCGGTCTATTATGGCATCGGCTTCCGCGTCGAGCCCAAGGAGCGCACCGGCTTCGCGCATCTGTTCGAGCATCTGATGTTTCAGGGATCGAAGCATGCGCCCAAGGGCGTGTTCGACAAGACGATCACCAATTCGGGCGGGATCAACAACGGCTCGACCCGCTTCGATTTCACCAATTATTACGAGATCGTCCCCTCGGGCGCGCTCGAGCGGATGCTGTGGCTCGAGGCCGATCGCATGGCCAATCCGGTGATCGACGATGTCGTGCTCAAGAACCAGCAGGGTGTGGTCGGCAACGAGGTCAAGGTCAACGTCCTCAACCAGCCGTACAGCACCTGGCCGTGGATCGACCTGCCGATGCTGGCCAACACCAATTGGTATAACAGCCACAATTTCTACGGCGATCTCAAGGAGATCGAAGCGGCGACGGTGCCCGACGCCAAGACCTTCTCCGAGCAATTCTACCGCCCGTCGAACGCGGTGCTGCTGATCGCCGGCGATATCGATTACGACGCCACCAAGGCGATGATCGAGAAGTATTTCGGACCGATCGCCAAGAAGCCCGCGGTGGTCCAGCCCGACATTTCCGAGCCGCGCCAGACCGCGGAGAAGTTCAAGAGCCGCATCGATGCGCTCGCGCCCAAGCCGGGCTATGCGGCCGGCTATCACGTGCCGGCGCGCGGCACGCCCGAATGGTATGCGATGGGCCTGATCGACCAGATGCTGCTGCAGGGCGATGACAGCCGGCTCTTCACCAAGCTCGTCCAGGAAACCGGCATCACCGGCGAAGTCAGCGGGGGGATCAACGGCGATCTCGGCGACATGTTCGACTATAAGGGGCCGATGCTGTGGAGCTTCAGCTTCACCCATGACCCGACGCACACAACCGCCCAGATCACCAAGGCGGTCGATGAAGTGATCGAGAAGCTGCGCACCACCCGCGTCTCGCAGGAGGAGCTCAACCGCGCACGCACCAAGATGCGATCGGACCTGTACGGCACGATCGACGGGGGCGGGCGGATCGGCCTGGTCAACCTGCTCGCCGCCTATGCGTTGTTCGATAATGATCCCGGCGCGGTCAACCGCATCGAGGACGGATTCGCTAAGGTCACCCCGGAGCTGATCCAGAAGACCGCGCAGGAATATCTGCGCCCCACCAATCGCTCGGTCTATGTGATCGAACCCGGCGCCGCGGCGTCGAAGGGAGGCAAATGA